The following are from one region of the candidate division KSB1 bacterium genome:
- a CDS encoding MEDS domain-containing protein, whose amino-acid sequence MCAQTEDGNDIRIPLGFGDVTSSVGDHIAHFYRGASQMFNVLGPYVAEGIRRGDKCVVISSPEVADQLLEWLKSKGVDPETARKSSQLFLHAGETSQDAMRALVDQVEKESLNAGYPFVRWAGDGGWALAGKTSVHEMLCWEALYDKVSEDWDILALCQFDLMQFSGDVVMDALRSHPLCIMGDVLAPNPFHVSPDTLLKEFAERE is encoded by the coding sequence ATGTGTGCTCAAACAGAAGATGGCAACGACATCAGAATTCCGCTTGGATTTGGTGACGTTACCAGTTCGGTCGGTGACCACATTGCGCATTTCTATCGTGGCGCCAGTCAGATGTTCAATGTGTTGGGTCCCTATGTTGCGGAGGGAATTCGCAGGGGGGACAAATGTGTTGTCATTTCCAGTCCTGAAGTCGCAGACCAATTACTCGAATGGCTTAAATCAAAAGGTGTTGACCCTGAAACCGCTCGCAAGAGCAGTCAACTTTTCTTGCATGCCGGCGAGACCAGCCAAGATGCTATGCGGGCTTTGGTCGACCAGGTTGAAAAGGAGTCGCTAAACGCCGGCTATCCGTTTGTGCGTTGGGCTGGAGACGGTGGTTGGGCCCTGGCTGGAAAAACATCGGTTCACGAAATGCTTTGTTGGGAAGCACTTTATGACAAAGTCTCAGAAGACTGGGATATTCTCGCCCTTTGCCAGTTTGACTTGATGCAATTCAGCGGCGATGTCGTCATGGATGCCCTGCGCTCTCACCCATTATGCATCATGGGTGATGTTCTGGCTCCCAACCCATTCCACGTCTCCCCGGATACTTTACTCAAAGAATTCGCGGAACGTGAATAA
- a CDS encoding efflux RND transporter permease subunit — translation MGGLIPLWFGGGPLFEAMAVAIIFGLLFATILTLGFVPMMYSLFFRVKFKEFSY, via the coding sequence ATGGGGGGTCTAATCCCATTGTGGTTTGGCGGAGGACCCCTGTTCGAAGCCATGGCAGTAGCGATTATTTTTGGTCTACTCTTCGCTACTATTTTGACTTTAGGATTTGTGCCAATGATGTATTCTCTTTTCTTCCGGGTGAAGTTTAAGGAGTTTAGTTATTGA
- a CDS encoding sigma 54-interacting transcriptional regulator: MVRSLEDSALQGMQTGTAPKTQAQKLTSIDPYSLLGIGAALALYDSEEDVAQFIASAVTAALRVKFGAVALREAGDDKLRVLGQLSNSPLQISLVKEIEKVFSTMKNANAVPGETIREIEVKKELFPKLHTKGLGRLLLVPLRTLDRDFGFVLAGKTSYEPYLPVQTASLDTLASQTSMALHRIQLNQERKRAEQALQQAHDELEHRVEERTAELAKANAMLKAEITERKQSEVALGHLRLQNELILNSVGEGIYGLDLHGNTTFANPASARMLGWTAEELIGKPQHAIIHHTKSDGKPYPREECPIYAAFKDGAVHRVDTEVFWRKDGTSFPVEYISTPIRDDDNNLVGAVVTFRDITERKQAEKELRESRARFSGILDIAREAIISTDESKHIIMFNKGAEKIFNYSQDEVIGKSIDHLIPEKFHKAHHSHIAEFAGSALTSHLIGERREIFGRRKNGEIFPAEASISKLQLDGQLILTAILRDITKRKQAETVLRNALNEVQQLKDRLQAENVYLQEEIKLVHNFDEIISTSKSFKKVLRNVEQVAVTDATVLILGETGTGKELIARALHTTSLRKERPLVKVNCAALPANLIESEIFGHEKGAFTGALSRKQGRFELADRGTIFLDEIGDLPLDLQAKLLRVLQEGEFERVGGTQTLKVDVRVIAATNRNLEASTRSGTFREDLFYRLNVFPITLPPLRERAEDIPLLVNHFIKKYQGKLGKKISRVPQKVMKTLQAYHFPGNIRELENIIERAIILARDETLQVDESLELLKSPAAPAENEGTLAEIERSHIVSVLEETNWRIEGPKGAALRLGINANTLRSRMQKLGIMRPATGTISEL; this comes from the coding sequence ATGGTTCGCTCTTTGGAGGATTCCGCACTTCAGGGCATGCAAACCGGTACTGCTCCCAAAACTCAAGCACAAAAACTCACCTCGATTGACCCCTACTCCCTATTAGGCATCGGTGCAGCGCTTGCACTCTACGATAGCGAAGAAGATGTCGCCCAATTTATCGCCAGCGCCGTGACCGCCGCGTTGCGGGTCAAGTTCGGCGCTGTAGCTCTCAGAGAGGCGGGAGATGACAAATTGCGGGTGTTGGGTCAGCTAAGCAATTCACCCCTCCAGATATCTCTGGTTAAGGAAATCGAAAAAGTTTTCTCCACAATGAAAAATGCTAACGCTGTTCCTGGTGAAACAATTCGTGAAATCGAGGTCAAAAAGGAACTTTTTCCTAAATTACATACCAAAGGATTAGGTCGGCTTTTGTTGGTTCCGTTGAGAACACTCGATCGTGATTTCGGTTTTGTCCTTGCGGGTAAAACCTCTTACGAACCCTATTTGCCTGTTCAAACTGCCTCGCTTGATACGCTGGCGAGTCAAACCTCTATGGCTTTGCACCGCATACAACTGAACCAAGAGCGCAAGCGGGCTGAGCAGGCGTTGCAGCAGGCGCACGACGAGTTAGAGCATCGGGTCGAGGAGCGGACTGCCGAGCTTGCGAAAGCCAATGCGATGTTGAAAGCGGAAATCACCGAACGCAAACAATCGGAGGTGGCACTCGGACACCTTCGGCTGCAAAACGAACTCATTTTGAATTCGGTAGGCGAAGGAATTTATGGGCTAGATTTGCATGGTAACACCACCTTTGCCAACCCTGCGTCGGCTCGCATGCTTGGCTGGACCGCAGAGGAACTGATCGGTAAGCCGCAACATGCCATCATTCATCATACTAAATCTGATGGTAAACCCTACCCCAGGGAGGAATGCCCCATCTACGCCGCGTTTAAGGACGGGGCTGTTCACCGTGTCGACACCGAGGTCTTTTGGAGGAAGGATGGCACCAGCTTCCCGGTTGAATATATCAGCACGCCAATTCGGGATGATGACAATAATCTGGTAGGAGCGGTCGTTACCTTTCGAGACATCACGGAGCGTAAACAGGCTGAAAAAGAACTTCGTGAAAGCCGGGCGCGGTTTTCCGGGATTTTAGACATTGCCCGAGAAGCTATTATTTCTACAGATGAATCCAAACATATTATCATGTTCAACAAAGGGGCTGAGAAAATCTTTAACTATTCGCAAGACGAAGTGATCGGAAAATCCATCGACCATCTTATACCGGAAAAATTCCACAAGGCGCACCATAGTCATATTGCTGAATTTGCCGGTTCTGCTTTGACATCACACTTGATTGGAGAGAGAAGGGAAATATTCGGTCGTCGCAAAAACGGTGAGATATTTCCGGCCGAAGCTTCAATTTCAAAATTACAATTAGACGGCCAGTTAATCCTCACAGCCATTCTACGCGATATCACCAAGCGCAAACAAGCTGAAACGGTGCTACGCAACGCTCTTAACGAAGTCCAACAATTAAAAGACCGACTGCAGGCTGAAAATGTCTACTTACAAGAGGAAATCAAACTTGTACACAACTTTGATGAAATTATCAGTACCAGTAAATCGTTTAAGAAAGTCTTGAGAAATGTGGAACAGGTAGCTGTGACAGATGCAACCGTTCTTATATTGGGGGAGACCGGCACCGGCAAGGAACTCATAGCACGGGCTTTGCATACCACAAGCCTTCGCAAAGAAAGGCCGCTGGTAAAAGTTAATTGTGCAGCTTTGCCGGCAAATCTCATTGAGAGTGAAATTTTCGGCCATGAGAAAGGCGCATTTACCGGCGCATTATCCCGTAAACAAGGCCGTTTTGAACTTGCAGATCGCGGCACCATCTTTCTGGATGAGATTGGTGATTTACCCCTGGACTTACAGGCTAAGCTTCTGCGTGTTTTGCAAGAAGGTGAATTTGAGAGAGTCGGGGGCACGCAGACTCTTAAAGTAGATGTCAGGGTCATTGCAGCCACAAATCGTAATCTTGAGGCATCCACCCGGTCCGGAACATTCCGTGAAGATCTCTTTTACCGGCTGAATGTGTTCCCGATTACACTCCCGCCGCTTCGGGAGCGTGCCGAAGACATTCCGCTGCTGGTCAATCATTTCATCAAGAAATACCAAGGAAAATTGGGAAAGAAGATTTCTCGCGTGCCGCAAAAGGTGATGAAGACTCTGCAAGCCTACCACTTTCCCGGGAATATAAGAGAGCTGGAAAACATCATTGAGCGTGCGATCATCCTGGCAAGAGACGAAACCCTGCAAGTGGACGAAAGTTTGGAGCTGCTGAAAAGTCCGGCAGCCCCCGCTGAAAACGAGGGCACCCTTGCAGAAATCGAGCGCAGCCATATTGTGTCGGTTCTTGAGGAAACCAACTGGCGTATCGAAGGGCCAAAGGGCGCGGCACTGCGTTTGGGGATTAATGCAAATACACTACGATCTCGCATGCAGAAACTGGGAATAATGAGGCCGGCAACCGGCACGATATCAGAACTTTAG